tttcCCTAAAACTACTTACgatatgaaacaaaaacaattcaTATATGTACAATTCATTgcttttctatataaattcacctcccaaaatattatacttttaattCATTGCAAATTTGGAAGATCACAACTCAATTACACTACAATTTTAGGAACAAtcacaaattcaaaataatcacAAAATCTTAGCCTTTATTGATTTCAAACAGAAGTACATACAACATGTTAATTGGATCTCAAAGCAGAGAATAAAAAAGCTAGCAAATCTTAGCCTTTCCTATTtctttggttcaaatcaaaacataccataaacaaatcataatctttttttttctttttttcaattttgtgtTATCAAATGCGCGtttgctttttatttatttataaattcatgattattaaaaaaattatgttacagaaataattgtattataatttttttttgtcagcatttgtattataatttatataaagtatataatggtataaaaacatttaattacattacaaaaacaaatgaaaaaaatatctatCGCGCGGGTCTAAACTATAGTTGAACTTAATTGAATTTCAGTCAAAAAAGGAGTTTCTAGTTCAGTTACCAAGACCGGTTTTGAAAACATTGACGACGAGTcatatttaatatctttttattgttgtatttaatgttttttctgTTAATCAATAAAAAGTCAAAAGAGAGTCAAAACTCAAAAGTAATGAAATTGGgaaataaagttttaaatatagagaaaacaaaagaactCGCGTCACTTGGACTTTGCTTaaagattctctctctctctccatggaTCGCTTGATTCGCTTCTTCTCGCCGGATTTCAACTCTCCGACGATCACTCCCTCTAACTTCTCACCTTCAGTCAATTATCGGGCGATCACTCGCCCTCCTCTATCGCCGGAGAAGATGGAATCTCTGCAAGCTGTGGAGAAGATCGTCAACTACAGTTTCGCTAACAAGAGTCTTCTCGAGGAAGCGCTTACGCACACTTCTTGCGTCGACTTTCCTTCGTACGAAAGGCTTGAGTTCGTAGGAGACAGCGCCATAGGTCTTGCCTTAACGAACTACTTGTACCTCACTTACCCTAACGCCGAACCGCACGAGCTGTCTCAGTTGAGAGCTGCTAATGTTAGCACCGAGAAATTCGCCCGTGTCGCACTCAAACACGGTCTCTACCGCTTTCTTCGTCGCAACGCTCCTTCTTTAGATGAAAAGGTATCCAAatcttgttctgttttttttatttgaatcttGACTTTTGTCGGAACGTGTTCTTGTTTGATGTCATCATCAAGTTTTTGTACTTTTGGTGTCGTTTTGATAGGTTACAGAGTTCTCAGAGGCGGTGTGCAAAGAAGACGATTCAGTTTACTATGGTGGATTAGTGAAAGCTCCCAAAGTTCTCGCTGACCTCCTAGAGTCTGTAGCCGGAGCCGTTTACATAGATGTCAACTTTGATCTGCAAAGATTCTGGGTGGTCTGTGTCTTGTGTCTTGTCTCTCTTTCTATCATACTTAAAATTCTCAAATAATTGCTAGGCCATATAGTTAGGCGCTTTATATGAGATTATTGATTAGGCGGAGCCCTACACCAATTTTTATTGTTCTAGAAAAATCGcttagaccgatttttagaacacatTGATTGCTTAATGTTAAGGCTTACCTAATTTTCGATTTGCAGATCTTCAGgggtcttttggaacctataTTTACACTGGATGATCTCCAGCAGCAACCTCAGCCTATTAGTATGCTTTTCCAGTTATGTCATAAACACGGCAAGAGACTCGCCATCAGGTATCTGAAAGAGGGCAAAAGAAATATCGCTGGTGTATATCTCGATGACGAGTTTTTTGCTTCTGGGAGTGCTGAGAACAAAGATACCGCCAAGCTGTTAGCTGCTAAGGAAGCACTAGGGAAGTTTTCAGAATGTTCGCCTATTGCAATGGTTATTGATGAGGGTAATGTAGAGGTTGACCTTGAAGATGCCAAAAGGAAGTTGTATGAGATTTGCTCCAAGAAAAAGTGGCCTAAACCAATTTACAGGTATATTGATTCAAATCTTTCACTAGTTCTAGAGTGTTATATATTTGGGAAGCAGAACATGTTTGCTAGTTAATCATAGTTTGCTTTGCTTAAACCATTTAGTTACTGTGTCTGACTTTTTTCTCAGTATTGAGGAAGAAAGAGGGTCGGCAAATGGGAAGAGATTTGTGTGTTCAGCTAGAATAAAGATCCCTAGTGAAGAGAGTCCGTTATATATGAAGGGGGATGAAGAATCCAAGAAAAAGAAAGCTGAAAACTCCTCAGCTTACCACATGATAATAGCTCTAAGGAAATCTAATTATCTCTAGGGGGTTCTTGAATGATGTTGTTGTAAAGTTACAAAAGTGCAATCTGAGTCATTCAGGAAAAAAAACTTCTATCAGGGTGATagttgagaagaagaagaagaactcttGTCTTGTGTCAGGCAAATGTCTGTATGTGTTGTAGTAGTCGGTATTACTTTGGTTTTTGTTACATAAGTAATTGATGGGATGTCCTCCTTCTTAAGTGTTGTTGTCCGAGGATTggagtttggtttgtgtttcaAATCTTCCTTAAAGGTTAATAATCACTGTTACAACCGTAATCTTATAAGAAGAATGcaaccttcttcttctctctttataACAACAGCCTCGTCACAGAACACAAGAAAGTACAAAACACAAGCAATCAAAATTTTGAGTATCTTCCTGTTCTTATCTACTGTTTCTCCGGAATAAATATCATCAATACAGCTCCTGATTTTCTGGATTGGATACAAACCGTCTCTTCTCTTGATCTTGTGAATTCTCGGTTttacaagaaaa
This region of Brassica napus cultivar Da-Ae chromosome C5, Da-Ae, whole genome shotgun sequence genomic DNA includes:
- the LOC106432367 gene encoding ribonuclease 3-like protein 2, which codes for MDRLIRFFSPDFNSPTITPSNFSPSVNYRAITRPPLSPEKMESLQAVEKIVNYSFANKSLLEEALTHTSCVDFPSYERLEFVGDSAIGLALTNYLYLTYPNAEPHELSQLRAANVSTEKFARVALKHGLYRFLRRNAPSLDEKVTEFSEAVCKEDDSVYYGGLVKAPKVLADLLESVAGAVYIDVNFDLQRFWVIFRGLLEPIFTLDDLQQQPQPISMLFQLCHKHGKRLAIRYLKEGKRNIAGVYLDDEFFASGSAENKDTAKLLAAKEALGKFSECSPIAMVIDEGNVEVDLEDAKRKLYEICSKKKWPKPIYSIEEERGSANGKRFVCSARIKIPSEESPLYMKGDEESKKKKAENSSAYHMIIALRKSNYL